The following nucleotide sequence is from Mesobacillus jeotgali.
GCGTGATGGCTGCGAGCATCATAAAGAAATAAGTTGTGAATGTCTTGTCTTCCCAGATATTGTAGAGAACGCCTACGACATAGACACCGATCAGGACAGCAAGCACAGCTGTTGCCTGGCTGGTGTCTTTTCGCTTTTTCCAGAGGAAGAAGAGCATTCCGAGAAGGAATACGGCAAACAGGATGACACCTGCAGCCCCTGTTTGGGCGATGATCTGGATATATTGATTATCAGAATAGATATTGTGTCCAATTCCATATTCTTCGTAGATTGGCGATCCATTGCCTTTTGCCGCGGAATCACCGAATGTGGCGAAACCCGTACCGATTACGGGGTGATCTTTAAAGATTTCAAAGCCTTTATTGACGATGAACAAACGTCCGGTTGTTTTACTTAGCTCAACTGTGGACATTTCAAAGGTTTCTCTCATGCGTCGTTCTTCATCAGAAGGCTGGTCTTCTTGTCCTGGATCTTCAGGTGTTACATTGCGTTGAATATTTTCTCCAACTCCAGCGTTTTTAAAATAGTTCGTCGCCTGTGTCACTGGAATGTTTATCAATATGATCGACAGAACTGCGGCAACAAAAAGTTTGCCTGTGCGCTGCCAGTTTTTTGAAACAGCCAGGTAAACGGCCAGGGCGATGACAAAACCGATCCATGTTCCCCTTGAGTAAGTAAGAGTAATGACTCCAAACATCAGGATCATCCCGATATTGAGGATGAGTTTTGTTTTGCCGGCGACAAATTGCTTTAGATAGATCGTAAGCATGACAGCCAATGATAGATATACTGCCAGCACATTCGGGTTATCAATCAGTCCGTAGATGCGGACGCGGTTATTATAGGAAAGCGAACGACCGACCCATTTTTCCGGCATAAGATAGGATCGAAGCGACATTTTTTCGACTAGCCCATGAAGGCTGAGAAGTATCGCCATCATGAAGGTTGTCCAAAGGAATTTTAGGATGTCTTCCTTTGTGATATCAAGACGTTTTACAACGTAGTAAACAATATAAGTAATAACGAATGCGCGAACTTGGAAAATGATGACTCCAGGTTCCACGCCTGTGATGAAGGCTGAAATGGCTCCGACTGCAAGGAAGCCGAAGAAGGCCCACTCGAAGATTTGGAACTTGAACAGACTTTTGAAGTTGCCGGTGCGAATTGCCGTGAATGCTACATTCGCGAACCCGGCCAGGATGATGAGATCCCCGACTATTTTTAGTGAGGGGTTGATCTCGATTAAAAATGGTCTTGTCGGGAAATACAAAAGAAGCATTAAGAGTCCATTTTTAGGTGATATAAGTGCATATAATGCTAAAATTGCTGCTGCCCCAAGTCCAGTGATGGTACCAGGGAATAACAAAGCCACTACGAGAACCGGCAGGGCAATGAAGATGAACGGAAAATCTCTCCAGGTTATCGAGTTCATTCGAAAATTCCTTTCTCGTGCTTAATCGACATAGATGATATAAGTTCATGTTTTTTGACGAATTTTGTCTGACTTTTTAAATTATAAACAGGTTTTGTTCATGTTTAAAGTAGTTTTTCCAATTTCGGGCAATTTAAAAGGCTTGAATAGTTAGTTCAAGCCTTTATTTTCGTTCTGTATTATTTTGCGCTGAGGATCCTTGCCAGGAATTTTGGCAATGCGAGCTGGCGCTTGAAACGTTTTGGTTCTTTTAACAGGCGGTACAGCCACTCGATGCCGAGCTTGCGGAAAAATAAGGGTGCGCGCTGGACTTTTCCTGAAAAGACGTCAAAGCTTCCGCCGACTCCCTGGAATACTTTTACGTTCAGCTTCCCCATGTTCTCGCGGATCCACAGCTCCTGCTTCGGGCTGCCCATCGCGACAAACAGCAATTCAGCTTCTGAAGCGTTGATTTTATCAACAATCTTGTCATTATCTTTTTCATACCCATTTTCATAGCCGGAAATCACCAGGCCAGGGTATTTTTCTTCAAGCTTTTGCTTTGCTGTTGTGACGACTTCTTCTTTTGCGCCGTATAGGAAGACCTTGTGGTTCTCCTCAGCGGCAAAGCGGATCAGCCTGTCCATCATATCGACACCAGTCACACGGGAGGAGATGTTGCCGCCCTTCATTTTCGAGGCAAGCAAAATTCCTACCCCATCTGGGATCTGGTAGGTGGATGAGTTGATCAGTTGGCGAAGCTCTTCATTTTTTTCAGCGGCCATGACCTTCTCAGGGTTGACTGCGATAATCGTGGATTGCAGGCCTGCCTTCATTCGTTCACGCAGGTCTGCAATGATTTCTTCGTAATTATAAGGCGAAACATCGACGCCCAGGTAATTTTCTTTTTTCATGGCAAGTATCAAACCCTCTTAGAGCTGGATTGGTTTCAGTCCTGACAAATCACCGATTCTGTATAAAGTAACATAATCGTTATCAAGGTTTGTGCAGTTCTTCGTATCGAAGACGACTGGTGTCTTCATTTTGGAAGCGACAAGTTTGCTGTCTAGCGTCTTGAATTCGTTGTGGTCAGCCAAAACAACGGCAACATGGGCTTCATTCAACGCATCCTCTAATGAAAGAAGCGGGAATGTCACCTGATCCTGCTGGACATGCGGGTCATGTGCCACTGTTTCGAAACGCGGGTTGCGGGCCAGCAATTGATAGATCTCGATTGCAGGACTCTCACGCACGTCATCGATGTTTCCTTTGTAAGTTAAGCCCAGGACAGCAATTTTCGGCTTTTCAATCTGGACCGTCAGTTCTTCGATTTTTTCTGTTACGAATTCTGGCATTGAATTATTGATATCACGTGACAGCTTGATCAGCACAGATTCGTTTCGTGCTTTTTCAACGATGAAATATGGGTCAACTGCCAGGCAGTGTCCGCCTACCCCTGGTCCAGGCTGGTGGATATTGACGCGCGGATGCTTGTTGGCAAGCTCGATCACGTCGTGGGCATTGACGCCTAATTTCGCACTGATTTTAGCAAGTTCATTTGCAAGCGCTATGTTCACATCACGGAATGTGTTTTCCATCAATTTGGACATTTCCGCTGTGAGGGCTTCCGTTTCGATCACGTCACCTGTTACGATCGCGCGGTATACGTCTGCAGCCTTTTTAGCAGCGACAGGAGTTGTTCCGCCGACAATACGAGTGTTTTCGATTAACTCGATTAAGATGCGGCCTGGAAGCACGCGCTCAGGGCAGTGTGCAAGGAAAATGTCGTTTTGCACGTCATGTCCTGCTTCTTGAAGGATTGGCGCGACGACATCGTCCATCGTTCTTGGCGGGATGGTCGATTCGACAATGACAACATCGCCTTTTTTAACGAAAGGAACGATCGCCTTCGTTGCGTTGATGACGTAATCGACATTCGCCGTGTAATCGTGGTGAATTGGCGTTGGCACCGCGATGATGAATACGTCTGCTTCCTCAGGTGTGAGGGATGCGCGAAGCTTGCCTTTTTCAACGGCTTCTTTAACGAGCTCAGGTAGCCCGACTTCTTCAATTGTTACATTTCCATTATTTAAAGAGTTCACTACACGTTCGCTGACATCGACTCCGACAATATCATAGCCGGCTCTTGCAAAGATCGCAGCGGTTGGCAGTCCGATATAACCTAATCCAATGACACAAATCTTTTTCATTAAAAGGACCTCTCTTTTTAAGGCAGTTAATTATAGGTATTTATTGTGATTTTCTGATCAATCTAGCTTTAATTTCTAACATAGTATATCAAATCTTGTCAAACCATGCACCCTTGAACATTGAATGGTTTCGGTTATAATGTTAAAATATTGTTTAGCTTTTGGGTGCTTCGATTTTCGTTCGGCACCTTCTTTTTTTTACAGCTTATTACGCTTATGTTTTACCAACGCAATACTTTCTATATTAAGGAGGAGCAACTTCTTTGAAAATTGTCATCTCAGGATTTTATGGTCTCGGTAATACTGGTGACGAAGCCATACTTGAATCCATTGTCGATAACTTGCGCGAGCATTTGGACCAGCCAGAAATTACCGTATTCTCTTTATCACCGGAACAGACAGCAAAGGAACATAATGTCAAAACCGTATACCGCGGCTGGCGCCATGATTTTAAAGGTAAGGTCAAGGCTTTGAAGGAAGCTGACCTGCTGATTTCGGGCGGCGGCGGTTTGCTGCAGGATACATATCCTACCCGCTTTATTTTCGGTCCCCTTCCGTATTATTTGTTGATTGTCTTTTTGGCCAAGCTAGTCGGGACGAAGGTCATGTTCTTTTCCCAGGGGATTGGCCCAGTAAACTCAACATGGGGCAAGATTTTGATGAAGGTTTTTGCCAATATGGCAGACTTCGTGACGGTACGTGATCAGTTCTCAAAGGACCTGCTTCATAAATTGGGTGTTAAGCGCCCTGAGACGGTTGTGACTTCGGATATCGTGTTCGCTTTTCATCCGAAAAAGGACACAGCTGCAATGGACAGCCTTCAGTTAGAGCGTAAGGATAACCTTGTTGCCGTTTCTGTCCGTCCGTGGTTTGAAAAAGTAAAGCAATTTGAGCAGATTGCTGAAATTCTCGATCACTGGATCGAAGCCCGCGATATCACGCCGGTGTTCGTGCCGATGGAAGGCCATCACGACGACACGGCCAGCAAAAATGTATTGAAGCATATGAAGCATGCTGATAAGTGCCATATCCTTGGAACGAATTTCACACCTAATCAATACTTGAACTTCATCGGCGAATGCCAGATCACGATCGGCATGAGATTGCACGCATTAATTTTCTCCACGCTGACAGGCGTGCCGCATATTGGGTTAAGCTATGACAAAAAGGTCGAAAGCCTGCTCAAGCGCAGCGGCATGTGGCAATTCTCCGCCGTGCTCGAAGAAATGAACGTCGAAGAATTAACTAAGAACGGGTTAGAGCTCCTCGACAACAGGGAAAAATACAGCAAGATCGTTGAAGGCAATGCCGCTGAGATGCGCGTCGAAGCCGTTCGGAATGTTGATTTGTTGAAGGAGAACTTTGGTAAGTAATGAGACCGAGACATGCGAGACATGGGGACGGTTCTTGTGTCGCACCTTGTTAAGTTTTTACCATCGCGACTTAGAGGCAGTTCTAGTGTTCCCCGACCGGCTCTGCTGGTTGGTAACATTCAGTGTCGGTTCTGCTGATTCAATTTGCAAATAACATGATGTGAAAAAGCCCTGGAAATACTGTGTATATTGACCTGTATATATAGTAGGGATTTTTTATAGATAGATACTTCTAGAACTATTTTTCATCGTCAAAATAACCCAGGAGGTGCAATTATGAAAATTCTTATTGCCACCGCTTATGACTACCCGCACGCTGGCGGGCTATCGACTCACGTTGCGACATTAAAGGCGGGACTTGAGGAGCGCGGACATGAAGTGGATGTCCTTTCATTCACGGATGTGGCGCCAGTAGTCCGCAAAATGTACGCACAGGGACCGAGCTTTGTGATCAACAAAGTGAAAAAGGGCCGCGGAATCCTTTGGAGCCACTATGCGCGAAAGAACCTGCTGAAGGCTCTTATTTTAAAAAACAAGAACAAGAATTATGACATCATCAATGCCCAGGATCCTTTCACTACCCTGGCTGCGCTGGAAACGGGAATTCCTGTTGTTTCGACTGTCCATGGTTACATGGCTTTTGAGGCTGTCAGCAAAGGTTCAATTGATGAAGGCAGTCCGGAAGCAAACGAAATGCAGGAAATCGAAATCAAGGCATACCAAAATACCCGTAAGATCATTACGGTTGACCAGCGCCTGAAACAATATGTTAAGGATGTATCTGGTGTTGACGGATTCGCGATCCGCAACTTTATCGATATCCACAGCTTCAAGCCTGATAAGGATAGAAAAAATGCGCTTCGTGATCAGTACGGTGTCTCCCGTGATGAAAATATATTGTTCGTGCCGCGCCGTTTGACGAAAAAGAATGGGGTCATCTATCCGGCGCTAGCCATGCCTGCCGTGCTGAAGGAATTTCCAAACACAAGGTTAATCTATGCAGGAAGCGGCGAAGCGTTGTCAGAAATCAAGAAAATTGTTGCTGAAAATGGACTTGAAGACAGGGTTGACCTGCTTGGTGCTGTGGCACATGACAAGGTTAAAGATTACTATGCGCTTGCCGATGTCGCGCTTGTGCCGAGTGTCCACTCTGCCGGTGTTGAGGAAGCGACTTCGATTTCCGCGCTTGAAGCGATGGGTTCGGGTTCACCGCTGGTCGCCTGTGCAGTTGGCGGCCTGAAGGAAATCATCGAGGATAAAGAAGATGGCCTGCTCGTTGAGGAGAAGAACGTCCAGGAACTTGCGGAAGCGATCATTTTCTTATTAAAGAATCCTGAAAAAGGTGAGGAATTTGCCGCCAAGGCTCGTCAGAAGATTGAAGAGGAATACTCTCATCTTGCGGCTGCTGAGAAATATGAAGAAATCTATTTGAGCGCTTTAGGCCGTAAATAGTTTTTTGTGAGCAGGATTACTGATATGATATAGTTTGAAAGAAGTAAGGCGGCATTGTTTCGCCTTACTTTTATTTAGGCTGTTTTTGGGTAGAGCTTTGATGAAAATTCTTTTATAGAAAGTGACTGAAATGATATGGCAGGATTGAAAAAAACGGCCATTTGGATCACCCTCCTGGCTCTGGTCCTTAAGCTGTCAGGTTTTTTGCGGGAAAGTATCATTGCCAAAGAGTTCGGGGCGAACCACTATACAGACGGATATTTGCTGGCTTTTTCTTTTATTACGCTCGTAGTGGCGATGATTTCCGGCGGGTTCAATAATGTATTCCTTCCAATGTACGTGCAAAAGCGGAAGGAAAGCCCGGAGGAGACGGAGCGGAATGCGAACGGCATTTTGAACGGCACTTTTTTAGTATTCCTTGGAGTGACCATCGCGGGTTACTTCCTAGTTCCTTATATTGTTCCGTTGATTTATGGCAATATGACGGAGACGACAGAAGAAGTAGCCGTTGAAATCAC
It contains:
- a CDS encoding O-antigen ligase family protein, which translates into the protein MNSITWRDFPFIFIALPVLVVALLFPGTITGLGAAAILALYALISPKNGLLMLLLYFPTRPFLIEINPSLKIVGDLIILAGFANVAFTAIRTGNFKSLFKFQIFEWAFFGFLAVGAISAFITGVEPGVIIFQVRAFVITYIVYYVVKRLDITKEDILKFLWTTFMMAILLSLHGLVEKMSLRSYLMPEKWVGRSLSYNNRVRIYGLIDNPNVLAVYLSLAVMLTIYLKQFVAGKTKLILNIGMILMFGVITLTYSRGTWIGFVIALAVYLAVSKNWQRTGKLFVAAVLSIILINIPVTQATNYFKNAGVGENIQRNVTPEDPGQEDQPSDEERRMRETFEMSTVELSKTTGRLFIVNKGFEIFKDHPVIGTGFATFGDSAAKGNGSPIYEEYGIGHNIYSDNQYIQIIAQTGAAGVILFAVFLLGMLFFLWKKRKDTSQATAVLAVLIGVYVVGVLYNIWEDKTFTTYFFMMLAAITHGINYKGWGKNESPSSH
- a CDS encoding WecB/TagA/CpsF family glycosyltransferase → MKKENYLGVDVSPYNYEEIIADLRERMKAGLQSTIIAVNPEKVMAAEKNEELRQLINSSTYQIPDGVGILLASKMKGGNISSRVTGVDMMDRLIRFAAEENHKVFLYGAKEEVVTTAKQKLEEKYPGLVISGYENGYEKDNDKIVDKINASEAELLFVAMGSPKQELWIRENMGKLNVKVFQGVGGSFDVFSGKVQRAPLFFRKLGIEWLYRLLKEPKRFKRQLALPKFLARILSAK
- a CDS encoding nucleotide sugar dehydrogenase, with protein sequence MKKICVIGLGYIGLPTAAIFARAGYDIVGVDVSERVVNSLNNGNVTIEEVGLPELVKEAVEKGKLRASLTPEEADVFIIAVPTPIHHDYTANVDYVINATKAIVPFVKKGDVVIVESTIPPRTMDDVVAPILQEAGHDVQNDIFLAHCPERVLPGRILIELIENTRIVGGTTPVAAKKAADVYRAIVTGDVIETEALTAEMSKLMENTFRDVNIALANELAKISAKLGVNAHDVIELANKHPRVNIHQPGPGVGGHCLAVDPYFIVEKARNESVLIKLSRDINNSMPEFVTEKIEELTVQIEKPKIAVLGLTYKGNIDDVRESPAIEIYQLLARNPRFETVAHDPHVQQDQVTFPLLSLEDALNEAHVAVVLADHNEFKTLDSKLVASKMKTPVVFDTKNCTNLDNDYVTLYRIGDLSGLKPIQL
- the csaB gene encoding polysaccharide pyruvyl transferase CsaB, yielding MKIVISGFYGLGNTGDEAILESIVDNLREHLDQPEITVFSLSPEQTAKEHNVKTVYRGWRHDFKGKVKALKEADLLISGGGGLLQDTYPTRFIFGPLPYYLLIVFLAKLVGTKVMFFSQGIGPVNSTWGKILMKVFANMADFVTVRDQFSKDLLHKLGVKRPETVVTSDIVFAFHPKKDTAAMDSLQLERKDNLVAVSVRPWFEKVKQFEQIAEILDHWIEARDITPVFVPMEGHHDDTASKNVLKHMKHADKCHILGTNFTPNQYLNFIGECQITIGMRLHALIFSTLTGVPHIGLSYDKKVESLLKRSGMWQFSAVLEEMNVEELTKNGLELLDNREKYSKIVEGNAAEMRVEAVRNVDLLKENFGK
- a CDS encoding glycosyltransferase family 4 protein, with the protein product MKILIATAYDYPHAGGLSTHVATLKAGLEERGHEVDVLSFTDVAPVVRKMYAQGPSFVINKVKKGRGILWSHYARKNLLKALILKNKNKNYDIINAQDPFTTLAALETGIPVVSTVHGYMAFEAVSKGSIDEGSPEANEMQEIEIKAYQNTRKIITVDQRLKQYVKDVSGVDGFAIRNFIDIHSFKPDKDRKNALRDQYGVSRDENILFVPRRLTKKNGVIYPALAMPAVLKEFPNTRLIYAGSGEALSEIKKIVAENGLEDRVDLLGAVAHDKVKDYYALADVALVPSVHSAGVEEATSISALEAMGSGSPLVACAVGGLKEIIEDKEDGLLVEEKNVQELAEAIIFLLKNPEKGEEFAAKARQKIEEEYSHLAAAEKYEEIYLSALGRK